A genomic segment from Pediococcus acidilactici encodes:
- the rbsD gene encoding D-ribose pyranase, with translation MKKTKVINSDISRVIAQMGHFDKLSIGDAGMPVPAGTEKIDLAVDNGIPSFTQVLLNVLEELEVQRIYLAEEIKTENPKMLESIQEIMPNVPVTFIPHSEMKQDLNNCRAFIRTGEMTPYSNIILESGVVF, from the coding sequence ATGAAAAAAACAAAAGTAATCAATTCAGATATTTCACGGGTAATTGCCCAAATGGGTCACTTTGATAAGTTAAGCATTGGTGACGCCGGTATGCCAGTACCAGCAGGAACCGAAAAAATCGACTTAGCAGTTGATAATGGAATTCCAAGCTTTACCCAAGTACTTTTGAACGTTTTAGAAGAATTAGAAGTACAACGAATTTACTTAGCGGAAGAAATCAAGACCGAAAATCCTAAGATGCTGGAAAGCATTCAAGAAATAATGCCTAACGTGCCGGTTACTTTCATTCCACACTCAGAAATGAAGCAAGACTTAAATAACTGTCGCGCCTTCATTCGGACCGGAGAAATGACGCCTTATTCAAATATCATTTTAGAAAGTGGCGTAGTATTTTAG
- the rbsK gene encoding ribokinase produces the protein MSTVTIIGSINLDRTIRVKQMPKPGETMHTKEIFSAGGGKGANQAVAAKRSEAKTNFIGAVGNDDAGRAMLDLLEHEDIDLSGVTTLDNQATGQAYIVVDDAGENEIMLHAGANMAFTPDYVASKADVIKNSDFVIAQFETGLAATTKAFEIAHEAGVKTILNPAPAIEKVPDDLLAVTDMIIPNETETEILTGIEVTDEASMVKAAKALHDQGIKAVLITIGSKGTFYSVNGETGIVPAFKVKAVDTTSAGDTFIGAMSTVLNPDFSNLKDAILYGNKASSLTVQRFGAQPSIPYKKELN, from the coding sequence TTGAGTACGGTAACGATTATTGGAAGTATAAATTTAGATCGCACAATCCGGGTTAAGCAAATGCCTAAACCTGGTGAAACAATGCATACTAAGGAAATCTTTTCCGCTGGTGGCGGTAAAGGTGCTAACCAAGCGGTAGCTGCAAAGCGTTCCGAAGCAAAAACCAATTTTATTGGTGCGGTAGGTAACGATGATGCTGGTCGGGCAATGTTGGATTTGTTAGAACATGAAGATATTGACCTTAGTGGAGTTACGACTTTAGACAACCAAGCAACTGGCCAAGCTTACATCGTGGTTGATGACGCTGGAGAAAATGAAATTATGCTTCATGCCGGCGCTAACATGGCCTTTACCCCAGATTATGTAGCATCAAAAGCGGATGTAATTAAAAACAGTGATTTCGTTATTGCTCAATTTGAAACCGGATTAGCGGCAACGACAAAAGCTTTTGAAATCGCTCACGAAGCGGGCGTAAAAACAATTTTGAATCCGGCTCCCGCAATTGAAAAAGTGCCTGATGACTTGTTAGCTGTAACGGACATGATTATTCCAAATGAAACAGAAACTGAAATTCTTACTGGAATTGAAGTCACTGACGAAGCTAGCATGGTAAAGGCTGCTAAGGCTTTACACGACCAAGGAATTAAGGCTGTGTTAATCACTATTGGAAGTAAAGGTACTTTCTACAGTGTTAATGGTGAAACTGGAATTGTTCCAGCGTTCAAAGTAAAGGCGGTCGACACTACTTCGGCTGGGGATACTTTCATTGGCGCAATGAGCACGGTTTTAAACCCCGACTTTAGCAACCTTAAGGATGCCATCCTTTACGGTAATAAAGCATCATCATTGACGGTTCAACGCTTTGGCGCGCAACCATCGATTCCATACAAGAAAGAATTAAACTAA
- a CDS encoding substrate-binding domain-containing protein, with protein MNKKKVTIKDVAKAAGVSVTTVSQSLNGNGSRFSSKTIKRIQRAKEELGYEPDYFAQRMIMKKSKMIGVLVPDITNPFFNGLVRGIENGLYQYDFMTMLCNADLDQGKEDRYLTELTHRGVDGFIIASSSISNTAIQEILQGEQFPFIVLDQKKSEGISDAVLTDDFSGGQQAAQHLWDLGHRHVAIVMPKNATENIQNRLRGFQTVFEEDQIVRVDAELSKKSGRKAAQAAINSPATAIFAVNDQIALGLYLGLADQGCRIPEDYSVIGYDNIDMCEYVVPQLTTIAQPIFELGQTTAKMLIERIEKPNKKWEEKLLPVHLVKRFSTARLN; from the coding sequence ATGAATAAAAAGAAAGTTACGATTAAGGACGTTGCCAAAGCTGCCGGCGTGTCCGTTACCACAGTTTCCCAATCTTTAAACGGAAATGGCTCCCGATTTTCCTCAAAAACCATTAAGCGCATTCAACGTGCTAAGGAAGAATTGGGTTACGAACCAGACTATTTTGCTCAACGAATGATTATGAAGAAAAGTAAAATGATTGGGGTCCTGGTACCAGATATTACAAATCCCTTTTTCAACGGGCTGGTTCGGGGAATCGAAAACGGTTTATACCAATATGATTTCATGACGATGCTTTGTAATGCAGATTTAGACCAGGGTAAGGAAGACCGTTACTTGACGGAGTTGACGCATCGGGGAGTGGATGGATTTATCATTGCCAGTTCGTCAATTTCTAACACGGCAATCCAAGAAATTTTACAAGGAGAGCAGTTTCCCTTTATTGTTTTAGACCAGAAAAAGTCAGAAGGAATCAGTGATGCGGTGTTGACGGATGACTTTTCCGGGGGACAACAAGCTGCCCAACATTTATGGGATTTAGGCCACCGACACGTTGCCATTGTAATGCCTAAAAACGCGACGGAAAATATTCAAAATCGGCTTCGCGGGTTTCAAACGGTTTTCGAAGAAGACCAAATTGTGCGAGTGGATGCTGAGTTATCTAAGAAGAGTGGACGCAAAGCCGCTCAAGCAGCGATTAATTCGCCCGCGACGGCAATCTTTGCGGTAAATGATCAGATTGCTTTAGGGTTATACCTCGGGCTGGCTGATCAGGGGTGCCGAATTCCTGAAGATTACAGCGTAATTGGTTACGATAACATTGATATGTGTGAATACGTGGTCCCCCAATTAACCACGATTGCCCAACCAATTTTTGAATTAGGGCAAACTACGGCTAAAATGCTGATTGAACGTATCGAAAAGCCCAATAAAAAATGGGAAGAAAAGCTGTTACCAGTACATTTAGTAAAAAGATTTTCCACAGCCCGTTTGAATTAA
- a CDS encoding ABC transporter permease, translating to MSFFGLIVFVMAQFGYTGLIRMTGVNKYMSWITAMVVQTLVLYFLAMLNLLEFGLKAVVIVGCIGLVVRVGLISFNRGKLPFEGIHYFDFWMLILGIMMGRILYFSPLIHYDNYSHWAVMVKFLLFQGHLPGSGETLISFTSYPPAAALWITEFVSWVGFSEGAMLVGQFLLIWAGLYALFAALRDRSRTMTAFFLCFIIAISNVFNIAIRMNNLLVDFVLPVVAAAAFAGIYSYRHHPGLQCVTAGIFSAELLLIKNSGTMYVVMIGCYLLYSLTTNATFGKRWRRLRFASWRMVLTMGLSYLPFFWWNQHVHNTFRVVTKHQISAQAYQSQLNHESSTVMGEISHHFLHQILTLNSLSTRGVLLINVGVVVAWVIIRLFLHKRNSLLKVLLAIDLSFIVYYVSVLAMYLVSMPYKEAIHLDGLERYLSSMVVLNLFLAALAVAVAMDKAMYVQEIKKRGVRSFSSLITKNIYQFTTLALMIFSTILMISEIDGVEYNNAHSQEELPVQLPKIAEQTTKYNHQKVLLVDPHQDDVASYYAGYVGKYYFFSDNVVARENFMMSPTDFKKMVQSYQYIALPEWHRTFTVMLQKTYHQNYRTGLFRVTPEGLVKVRQVKP from the coding sequence ATGTCATTTTTTGGTTTAATCGTTTTTGTAATGGCCCAGTTTGGATACACGGGCTTGATCCGGATGACCGGAGTGAACAAGTACATGTCGTGGATTACGGCGATGGTTGTGCAAACGCTGGTGCTGTACTTTCTGGCGATGTTAAACTTACTGGAGTTTGGCCTCAAAGCCGTCGTAATTGTAGGATGCATTGGTCTGGTTGTGCGGGTCGGGCTAATTAGCTTTAACCGGGGAAAACTCCCTTTTGAAGGGATCCATTACTTTGACTTTTGGATGCTGATTTTGGGAATTATGATGGGACGAATTTTATATTTCAGTCCGCTAATTCATTATGATAATTATTCTCACTGGGCGGTAATGGTTAAGTTTCTACTATTTCAGGGACATTTACCAGGCAGTGGGGAAACCTTGATTTCATTTACTTCTTACCCACCAGCTGCGGCGCTATGGATCACTGAATTTGTTAGTTGGGTTGGCTTTAGCGAAGGAGCCATGTTGGTGGGCCAGTTTCTATTGATTTGGGCCGGCTTATACGCACTTTTTGCTGCATTGCGGGACCGTAGCCGTACCATGACGGCCTTTTTTCTGTGTTTTATCATTGCCATTAGCAACGTTTTTAACATCGCGATTCGGATGAATAATCTTTTAGTAGATTTTGTGTTGCCAGTTGTTGCAGCAGCGGCCTTTGCGGGGATTTACTCGTACCGGCATCACCCGGGGCTGCAATGTGTAACTGCCGGAATTTTTAGTGCCGAATTATTGTTGATTAAAAATTCAGGAACGATGTACGTAGTGATGATTGGTTGCTATTTGTTGTACTCGTTAACAACTAACGCAACGTTTGGCAAGCGTTGGCGGCGCCTTCGATTTGCTTCGTGGCGAATGGTGCTCACCATGGGACTTAGTTATTTACCATTTTTTTGGTGGAACCAACACGTTCACAACACTTTCCGCGTGGTTACTAAGCACCAGATCAGTGCTCAAGCTTACCAAAGTCAGTTAAATCACGAAAGCTCTACCGTAATGGGAGAAATCAGCCACCATTTTCTCCACCAGATCCTAACACTCAATTCGCTTTCTACAAGGGGCGTTTTGCTAATTAACGTTGGAGTGGTTGTAGCGTGGGTAATAATTAGACTATTTTTACACAAACGAAATTCATTATTAAAAGTTCTCTTAGCAATCGATCTTAGTTTTATAGTTTATTACGTTAGCGTATTGGCCATGTACCTCGTTTCCATGCCGTATAAAGAAGCTATTCATCTTGATGGGCTAGAACGTTACTTATCCAGCATGGTCGTATTAAACCTCTTTTTAGCTGCTTTGGCGGTGGCAGTGGCGATGGACAAGGCCATGTATGTCCAAGAAATTAAAAAACGGGGCGTTCGCTCGTTTAGTTCATTGATCACAAAAAATATTTACCAATTTACAACGTTAGCATTGATGATTTTTTCAACTATTTTGATGATTTCAGAAATTGACGGTGTGGAATACAATAACGCGCATAGTCAAGAAGAATTGCCAGTTCAATTGCCAAAAATTGCAGAGCAAACGACGAAGTATAACCACCAAAAGGTTTTGCTAGTGGACCCACACCAAGACGACGTGGCAAGTTATTATGCGGGATACGTTGGCAAATATTACTTCTTTTCGGACAACGTGGTCGCCCGCGAAAATTTCATGATGTCGCCAACGGACTTTAAAAAAATGGTTCAAAGTTACCAATATATTGCACTTCCAGAATGGCACCGGACCTTTACGGTAATGTTGCAAAAGACCTACCATCAAAATTATCGTACCGGCTTATTTCGGGTGACGCCCGAAGGACTAGTTAAAGTTAGGCAAGTTAAACCATAG
- a CDS encoding glycosyltransferase translates to MPKIKKISYVLAIVLSVLYLLWRVFFTIPWHAHLFTLIFALMLVGSEIVSNFTAYVLIAFRLIRQKKPVDFKIPDFDAEQPVPAIDVIIVTHNEEVALLRKTVNAAKFMKYPDPKLVNVVIADDGNRPEVRQLAKEYRVNYVTMEENKHAKAGNINNALAQLHAPLFAIFDADMVPFSNFLMESVPFFTENFAELQADPDHTVPLGFVQTPQSFYNADIFQFNLFLQDAVVNEQDFFSRDVNVLNGANGHALFTGSNAVFLREAVDKVGGFPTDTITEDFELGTKINSEGYKSLATVEPVSSGITPVDMKSVIKQRTRWARGVIQSCRNLHIFLNPKINLINRIILINTWLYWWSFLRRLIYIAAPILYALFKVQVVNANFWVLMIVWAPGYFLLHFVLGDASSNIRNERWGEIQETFFAPYLFLPVLLESIGIHAKKFKVTDKKVQFSWRDKLYIIPYLILWSLTLIAIIKFNWGKWGSEIIVGSVITFWLVMHFINLSFCLFISMKRDIHRRSERFIRHAKGQLRLANGKWADFKTRDVSDGGFSFELANDQDQLEMGTETTGIIYYKNYPIHFKSKVVRVVDTEPKWYGVTISIDDRKDQDYYLELTYDGENKFLSKEQDNWLTPFDQLHLNVILRLKELERSATRFMRRS, encoded by the coding sequence ATGCCAAAAATCAAGAAAATTAGTTACGTTTTAGCGATTGTTTTATCCGTTTTATACCTGCTGTGGCGGGTGTTTTTTACGATTCCATGGCATGCCCACCTTTTTACGCTGATTTTCGCGTTAATGTTGGTTGGTAGTGAGATCGTTTCTAATTTCACGGCGTACGTACTAATTGCTTTTCGGTTGATTCGCCAAAAGAAGCCGGTTGATTTCAAAATTCCGGATTTCGATGCTGAGCAACCAGTTCCGGCTATTGACGTAATTATCGTGACCCACAACGAAGAAGTGGCTTTGCTACGTAAAACCGTGAACGCGGCAAAGTTTATGAAATATCCTGATCCTAAGCTGGTTAACGTGGTAATCGCCGATGATGGAAACCGACCGGAAGTTCGCCAGCTAGCTAAGGAATACCGCGTTAATTACGTTACGATGGAGGAAAATAAACACGCTAAGGCGGGCAACATCAATAATGCGTTGGCTCAGCTTCATGCACCGCTATTTGCAATTTTTGATGCAGATATGGTTCCTTTTTCTAACTTTTTGATGGAGAGTGTCCCGTTTTTTACGGAAAATTTTGCTGAGTTGCAGGCGGATCCGGACCATACCGTACCACTAGGCTTTGTGCAGACGCCGCAAAGCTTTTATAACGCGGATATTTTCCAGTTTAACCTCTTTTTACAAGACGCAGTGGTTAACGAACAAGACTTTTTCTCACGCGACGTTAACGTTTTAAATGGTGCTAACGGACACGCCCTATTCACTGGTTCTAACGCAGTTTTCTTACGCGAAGCGGTTGATAAAGTGGGGGGATTTCCCACTGATACGATTACGGAAGATTTTGAACTTGGGACCAAAATTAATAGTGAGGGTTATAAGAGCTTAGCAACGGTAGAGCCTGTATCAAGTGGTATTACCCCAGTAGATATGAAAAGCGTTATTAAACAACGGACACGTTGGGCGCGGGGAGTAATTCAAAGCTGTCGTAATCTCCACATCTTTTTAAACCCCAAAATTAATTTGATTAATCGAATTATCTTAATTAATACTTGGCTCTACTGGTGGTCATTTTTGCGTCGGTTAATTTATATTGCGGCCCCCATTTTATACGCCCTTTTTAAAGTACAGGTCGTTAACGCTAATTTCTGGGTGCTCATGATTGTTTGGGCACCAGGTTACTTCTTACTCCACTTTGTTCTGGGAGATGCTTCTAGCAACATTCGTAACGAACGGTGGGGAGAAATTCAAGAAACTTTTTTTGCTCCTTACCTATTTTTGCCCGTTTTGCTTGAATCGATTGGGATTCACGCAAAGAAATTCAAGGTTACGGATAAAAAGGTTCAATTTTCTTGGCGTGATAAGTTGTACATTATTCCATACCTAATTTTGTGGTCGCTGACCTTGATTGCGATCATTAAGTTTAATTGGGGAAAATGGGGTTCAGAAATTATTGTAGGAAGCGTAATTACTTTCTGGTTGGTAATGCACTTTATTAACCTCAGTTTCTGTCTGTTTATTTCTATGAAACGCGATATTCATCGTCGTAGCGAACGATTTATTCGCCACGCTAAGGGCCAGTTACGGCTAGCAAATGGTAAATGGGCGGACTTTAAGACGCGCGACGTTTCCGATGGCGGTTTTTCGTTTGAACTCGCAAATGATCAAGACCAGCTAGAGATGGGGACAGAAACGACGGGAATAATTTACTACAAAAATTATCCAATTCATTTTAAAAGTAAAGTTGTGCGGGTAGTTGATACTGAGCCAAAATGGTACGGAGTGACCATAAGTATTGACGACCGGAAGGATCAGGATTACTACCTAGAACTCACGTACGACGGAGAAAATAAATTCCTTTCTAAAGAGCAAGACAATTGGCTAACGCCATTCGATCAGCTGCATTTAAACGTGATTTTGCGGTTAAAGGAGCTCGAGCGATCAGCGACGCGCTTTATGCGGCGGTCGTAA
- a CDS encoding Nramp family divalent metal transporter, whose protein sequence is MSEKLDEVDNKSLDEINGSIKVPKNAGFFKTLMAYTGPGILIAVGYMDPGNWITSIAGGAQFKYTLLSVILISSLIAMLLQAMSARLGIVTGKDLAQLTRERTSKRVGFLLWVVAELAIMATDIAEIIGSGIALELLFHIPLIIGILITAADVLILLLLMRLGFRKIEAIVATLVMVILIVFAYEVFLSDPSITGIIKGYVPAPVILQNNSMLYLSLGIVGATVMPHDLYLGSSISQTREIDRRDRKNVAQAIRFSTIDSNMQLFLAFIVNSLLLILGAALFYGTNSSLGRFVDLFNALSDNQIVGAIASPMLSMLFAVALLASGQSSTITGTLSGQIIMEGFIRLRVPLWVQRLVTRLLSVAPVLIFAIYYHGDEAKIENLLTFSQVFLSVALPFAVIPLVMYTSSKKLMGEFANRQWVKWCAWIATIVLILLNVYLILQTLGIVK, encoded by the coding sequence ATGTCAGAAAAACTCGATGAAGTAGATAACAAGAGCTTAGATGAGATTAACGGTAGTATTAAGGTGCCAAAGAATGCCGGCTTTTTCAAAACGTTAATGGCCTATACTGGGCCGGGGATCTTAATTGCGGTTGGCTACATGGATCCAGGAAACTGGATTACGTCAATCGCGGGTGGTGCTCAATTTAAATATACGTTGCTGTCGGTTATTTTAATTTCTAGCTTGATTGCCATGCTTTTACAAGCAATGTCAGCCCGGTTAGGAATTGTTACCGGGAAGGATTTAGCGCAGCTAACCCGGGAGCGGACGAGTAAACGGGTCGGATTTTTGCTGTGGGTGGTTGCGGAATTAGCAATTATGGCGACCGACATTGCGGAAATCATTGGTTCAGGGATTGCGCTTGAACTGTTGTTCCACATTCCGCTGATTATCGGGATTTTGATTACCGCAGCGGATGTATTAATTTTGCTGTTATTAATGCGGCTGGGCTTCCGGAAAATTGAAGCGATTGTGGCTACGCTGGTAATGGTGATTTTAATTGTCTTTGCCTACGAAGTTTTCCTTTCAGATCCTAGCATTACGGGGATTATTAAGGGATACGTGCCCGCGCCAGTAATTTTGCAGAACAATTCGATGTTGTATTTATCGTTAGGGATCGTGGGGGCTACCGTAATGCCGCATGACCTCTACCTAGGATCTTCAATTTCACAAACGCGGGAAATTGACCGTCGGGATCGTAAGAACGTGGCTCAAGCAATCCGCTTTTCCACAATTGATTCCAACATGCAGTTATTCCTAGCGTTTATCGTAAACAGTTTGTTATTAATTTTAGGAGCTGCACTGTTCTACGGAACGAATAGCTCGTTAGGGCGATTCGTGGATTTATTTAACGCCCTTAGCGACAACCAAATTGTTGGGGCAATTGCTAGCCCAATGTTGAGTATGCTATTTGCGGTAGCTTTGCTCGCGTCTGGGCAAAGTTCAACGATTACCGGAACTCTATCCGGTCAGATTATCATGGAAGGCTTCATTCGCTTGAGGGTGCCCCTATGGGTTCAACGGTTAGTAACCCGGTTGCTATCGGTAGCACCGGTGTTGATTTTTGCGATTTACTATCATGGTGATGAAGCTAAGATTGAAAACCTATTGACCTTCTCCCAAGTATTTCTCAGCGTGGCGTTGCCGTTTGCGGTAATTCCGTTAGTGATGTACACCAGCAGTAAGAAATTAATGGGTGAATTTGCTAACCGCCAATGGGTGAAGTGGTGTGCTTGGATCGCCACGATTGTGCTGATTTTGCTGAACGTTTACTTGATTTTACAAACTTTAGGCATCGTTAAATGA
- a CDS encoding GRP family sugar transporter produces the protein MNATAILIGLGPLIGWGLFPTLASKIGGRPVDQIVGTAFGTLIFALVVAMVNGLSLPTGWNLVLTIASGIGWASAEIITFKSFAMIGSSRAMPITTAFQLLGASLWGVIALGNWPGVTAKIVGGIALIMIIFGASLTVWSEHKTKENSKLITQAVGWLAVGEIGYWLYSAAPQATPVDGMHAFLPQAIGMVIVGVVYAVFLSLKGEKSALTEAVSYKQIISGFFFAFAALTYLISAQPNMNGLATGFILSQTSVVLATLTGIWFLGQKKTPKEMAVTVAGLVLILVAATITVMI, from the coding sequence ATGAATGCAACAGCAATTTTAATCGGTCTTGGACCGTTGATTGGGTGGGGATTATTTCCTACCCTAGCATCTAAAATCGGCGGTCGCCCGGTTGATCAAATTGTCGGGACCGCTTTTGGTACTCTCATTTTTGCGTTGGTAGTCGCAATGGTGAACGGCCTAAGCTTACCTACCGGATGGAATTTGGTACTGACCATCGCTTCCGGAATTGGTTGGGCAAGTGCTGAAATTATTACGTTTAAGAGTTTTGCCATGATTGGTTCATCACGGGCTATGCCAATCACCACGGCTTTCCAGCTTTTAGGAGCTTCATTGTGGGGGGTCATCGCGCTAGGAAACTGGCCAGGAGTTACCGCTAAAATTGTTGGTGGAATTGCCCTAATTATGATTATTTTTGGTGCGTCTTTGACAGTTTGGTCAGAACACAAGACTAAGGAAAACTCTAAGTTAATTACCCAAGCAGTGGGTTGGTTAGCAGTTGGTGAAATTGGTTATTGGTTATACTCGGCTGCTCCACAGGCAACTCCGGTTGATGGGATGCACGCTTTCTTGCCACAAGCTATCGGAATGGTGATTGTGGGGGTAGTCTACGCCGTCTTCCTATCATTAAAGGGTGAAAAATCAGCGTTAACTGAAGCAGTTTCTTACAAACAAATTATTTCTGGGTTCTTCTTTGCTTTTGCAGCTTTAACGTACTTGATTTCGGCACAACCAAACATGAATGGTTTGGCAACTGGATTTATCTTGTCACAAACTTCAGTAGTTTTGGCAACCTTAACCGGAATCTGGTTCCTAGGGCAAAAGAAAACGCCTAAAGAAATGGCCGTTACGGTTGCTGGTTTAGTGCTGATCTTAGTGGCGGCAACCATTACGGTAATGATTTAA